Proteins encoded by one window of Collimonas fungivorans:
- the dcd gene encoding dCTP deaminase has translation MSIKSDKWIRRMAQETGMIEPFEPGQVREANGQKIVSYGTSSYGYDIRCANEFKIFTNINSTIVDPKNFDEKSFVDFSGDVCIIPPNSFALARTMEYFRIPRSVLTICLGKSTYARCGIIVNVTPFEPEWEGYVTLEFSNTTPLPAKIYAGEGCAQVLFFESDEICETSYKDRGGKYQGQHGVTLPKA, from the coding sequence ATGAGCATCAAATCCGACAAATGGATACGCCGCATGGCGCAGGAAACCGGCATGATCGAGCCGTTCGAGCCGGGCCAGGTGCGCGAGGCCAACGGCCAGAAAATCGTGTCTTACGGCACCTCGTCGTACGGCTACGATATCCGCTGCGCCAACGAATTCAAGATTTTCACGAATATCAATTCGACCATTGTCGATCCCAAGAATTTCGACGAGAAATCGTTTGTCGATTTCAGCGGCGACGTCTGCATTATCCCGCCTAACTCGTTTGCTCTGGCGCGCACCATGGAGTACTTCCGCATCCCGCGTAGCGTGCTGACTATCTGCCTCGGCAAGTCGACCTACGCGCGTTGCGGCATCATCGTTAACGTGACGCCGTTCGAACCTGAGTGGGAAGGTTATGTCACGCTGGAGTTTTCCAACACGACACCGCTGCCAGCCAAGATCTACGCCGGCGAAGGCTGCGCCCAGGTGCTGTTTTTCGAGAGCGATGAAATTTGCGAAACGTCGTACAAGGACCGTGGCGGCAAGTACCAGGGCCAGCACGGCGTAACATTGCCGAAGGCCTGA
- a CDS encoding DUF2863 family protein: protein MPKNKRPVPRKSSVSPEDKDEAVTQQLCDLAIDLAEQDGEEAEGVAASAVLQQAGIDFHKIIKKNLQQKKDDILYDAIERTKYADLDAWRFLKEQVEEASEILLVRRDEGKVLELNAFVVPFFAHARGGLKREQCFQDQEAFDALSASFKRAQLEGPDATVVLVSHAYHLDEIDSIRYSHLFEMNRDAFGAMADKKLAETTAIERSISGWPENLFGADDDAVELRFLLGFSLKATNDAFYAVPEDEAGADAYFGAREERFQGWTEQVAPLLKRCLVTDGSEIDLHFLYQDLFHGGKERGIAEYFTLQMMSELNHGLDQHGVASFDASAVVGPADVRGEMVLRVNLYGKDGAVLASSEKPLAAGADLQVEVDDTYDALRTIGVTSLAVAVRFEADGQPLEVQAYGVA from the coding sequence ATGCCGAAGAACAAGCGTCCCGTACCACGCAAATCCAGCGTCTCCCCTGAAGACAAGGACGAAGCCGTCACCCAGCAGCTGTGCGACCTGGCGATCGACCTGGCCGAGCAGGATGGGGAAGAAGCCGAAGGCGTTGCCGCCAGCGCCGTCTTGCAGCAGGCCGGCATCGATTTCCACAAGATCATCAAGAAGAACCTGCAGCAAAAGAAGGATGACATCCTGTATGACGCGATCGAGCGCACCAAATATGCCGATCTCGACGCCTGGCGGTTCCTGAAGGAGCAGGTCGAAGAAGCATCGGAGATTTTGCTGGTGCGTCGCGATGAAGGCAAGGTGCTGGAGCTGAACGCCTTCGTGGTGCCATTCTTCGCGCACGCCCGCGGCGGCCTCAAGCGCGAGCAATGCTTCCAGGACCAGGAAGCCTTCGATGCGCTGTCAGCCAGCTTCAAGCGGGCGCAGCTGGAAGGGCCGGACGCCACCGTGGTGCTGGTTAGCCATGCCTACCACCTCGATGAAATCGACAGCATCCGCTACAGCCATCTGTTTGAAATGAACCGCGATGCATTCGGCGCCATGGCCGACAAGAAGCTGGCCGAGACCACGGCGATTGAACGCAGCATCAGCGGCTGGCCGGAAAACCTGTTCGGGGCGGACGACGATGCGGTCGAACTGCGTTTCTTGCTGGGTTTTTCGCTGAAGGCGACCAACGACGCGTTTTATGCGGTGCCGGAAGATGAAGCCGGCGCCGACGCTTACTTCGGTGCGCGGGAAGAGCGTTTCCAGGGCTGGACTGAACAAGTCGCGCCTTTGCTCAAGCGTTGCCTGGTGACCGACGGCAGCGAGATCGATCTGCATTTCCTGTACCAGGACCTGTTCCACGGCGGCAAGGAGCGCGGCATCGCCGAGTACTTCACGCTGCAGATGATGTCCGAGCTGAACCACGGCCTCGACCAGCACGGCGTTGCCTCTTTCGACGCCAGCGCAGTGGTCGGTCCGGCCGATGTGCGTGGCGAGATGGTGTTGCGGGTGAATTTGTACGGCAAGGACGGCGCCGTGCTGGCTTCTTCGGAGAAGCCGCTGGCTGCCGGCGCCGACTTGCAGGTAGAAGTGGATGATACCTACGACGCGCTGCGCACCATCGGCGTCACGTCGCTGGCGGTGGCGGTCAGGTTTGAAGCCGACGGTCAGCCGTTGGAAGTGCAGGCTTACGGGGTCGCCTAG
- a CDS encoding DUF1653 domain-containing protein: MTEEDAQKIATHRHYKGGLYRYIGLARHSETEEAMVVYEHLWPHAPGLWVRPAELFNGLLENGARRFAPL; this comes from the coding sequence GTGACTGAAGAAGACGCACAGAAGATTGCTACCCACCGCCATTACAAAGGTGGTTTATACCGCTACATCGGCCTGGCAAGGCATTCGGAAACTGAAGAAGCCATGGTGGTCTACGAACACCTGTGGCCGCATGCGCCGGGCCTGTGGGTGCGGCCGGCGGAGTTGTTCAACGGTTTGCTGGAAAACGGCGCGCGGCGGTTCGCACCGCTGTAA